Below is a window of Lytechinus variegatus isolate NC3 chromosome 4, Lvar_3.0, whole genome shotgun sequence DNA.
TTACGCTTTGGGTCTCATATGGAAGAAGAGATGGCTGATTGATGTATGACTTTTTATCCAAACAGATAGCAATAAAAGCCAGAAAAACTCACTCAGAATTGCAAATTTTCTCGTGCAAATTAGATTGGTAGCACCATTTTCCATTGTTTTTACTCAGTCATGCATGCGTTATAGAAATGTTGAggtgaatatcaaataaaagagtttAAGCATAATTATCTTTCCATTCATTTTAGGAGGAAAATTTATGATTCTAATGGCAAAAATTACATTTGATTCCGGTGTCCCTCTTTTCGGTGACGCACTGTACTTTACATTTTCCTTCTTGAATAATTGAAGACAATTACTTGTTACTCTTTTCCCCTGTTGACAATTACGTATAAAATAGAAACAAACGATTATAGAACAAACAACATCAGACGCATCCATCTAGTAATGTACATAATGTCTAAAATATTACGTTCAAATAATCTTTAGCATCATCTGCACAGGTATATATTTTTACCCCTTCAAATCTATTTTTACCTTCTAAATATTGAAGCGGCTAGGGATAAGCATATATTCATGATAGCCTTGGTTTCgttttaatcatgataatcttgatttaaagctttcttttttgtgtgtgttttgaaaaaaataaatctagtTGCATATTGCAAGGTTCATGACAAAGGCAATtgtcatttgaaaattattatatagCCATCAAGATGCTTACAATATTCGAAATGACAAACATTAGTCCAGTCATTTATTATGTAAAAAACAGGAAATGTTTGATTAGtgctaaaaaaacaataataataataaaaacgatgagaaaaaaatatttgttttagcgCATTCTCTACATTACCCATATGAACCAGCACTTGTTTAGGGTAAAAAGCTCGTTTCATTTGTGTTGTTCATGAGCatggaaaatcaaaacaaatttcgtttttttctctctggttCGTTTCTTTGCATTTGTTTCATTGaaactttacatgtatatgcattcgTATCTTATGAAATTATGATGTTGTCTAATAATCTTTTGCATAAGGATTTGTATTATAAATGAATGTACCTCAGACAATGGCCCAATAAGTAAAATTTGCGTTTACTGTTCagtcaaaacttttatttttttaaaggttatATTAATTTGCCAGTATGATTTATTTCTgtgtaataaaacaaaatatgataaacaCATCCAGAACTGAAGTTGCTTAAGTTGATAGACTCGTCCAACATTAACAATAATCTGTAGTTTTGCAATCATTAATTTCAGTATGTTTTTGATGTATTATTTTTCAGGCCGTGCGAACTGAAGATCTTTAGAGTTATACTCTAAATGGAACAAGCATCTTGAGCACAGAACCCgtcaacataattataaaaaaaatgataggcattgatatagcgccatctataaAGACATAAACTAATCCGAGGACATATATCGCCCTCGCTATATTGATATCACCCTCGTCTGCGACTCGggcgatataaatctagtttgggcgatatatgtcgtattcccccgaggccagtcaatattgcttaaTTATTAATCGGATCAGACATCTAAGCAGGGCAACTTTGAAGCATTGATGCCTGCTTAAGACTGGGATCAAATTGCCGGTCAATACAATTCCAATTGTTTTTTTACGGGCCCAATGAGAAAATGAGTCGTAATGTAGCGGGCAATAAAAAGCAGCGCTAATATCCGGGTATTCTACGCGTTTCTGCACGCGTCCTTGAACGGCGCAGTGCTATACGTCATGATGGTAATCAAGTtaagacaacgctggatactGCGTCCCCAGGCCAGGGACGCGGCatttcaattacgtcacaatggtaaagttcagaGGTCCAGTATGCTCAACATGATAAACTAGATTCTCATTCTAAAAAATTAATATATCtagattttaatgatttttgctTTGGATGcctgatttggttaataatagcaatattgactggcctgggggcAAAAGGATATATCGCActcactaaattgatatcaccctcgTCTGCGACTCAggcgatataaatctagtttaggcgatatatgtcgtatcgccccgaggccagtcaatattgcttcaTTATTACTCGACTTTAGCTaaagctgcctttcagcactcaGTGCTTTTGAGAAAATTCATTCTGCCATGTGTCCATTAATGTTCCTCACTTTGGTTGGGTGCAACACAACGTGGATAAATtgcttgctgaaggaaattacgccatggctatGAATCGAACACACGAACCTTTGTTTCAAGACTAATACACTGGGCAACAATGCTCTACATGTAAATTATTAGTACTTAAAATCCAACCTTATTATTCATTGTTTCTTACGTTATTCGAATTCAATATAGTTATTATGATAGTTTTATTCAGCagttaaaatatcaaatcatattttggtTTCACTGGTGTTAATGTTTTCAATAAACCACTTGCAGTccttgaaattaaatgaatagatttatttaccaaaacttgaaaactttttaaaaacattttaaatgttaGTTACTCATAAACCCACCAAGTAATTGTGCTATAACCAAACATTCGTTTCATCTGACTAAAAGGACTATATATTTCACcttaagtttttattgtttatttacagTCGGGCcgatacttaaaaaaaaactgagtgTGGTATATGCAAAACACGATTTCCATTACGATTTTCtgttatgatatcattttgtattaccatgattacagcCATACTAGCTAGATTGGTGTGTTGTTTAGTGGATAATTTTCATGATCAATTTGATGCTAATACTCCCATTTCTGTGTACGAATTAATGTACAGTAACCTTGATTCCATCTTTATTCAACCATTCTATCAGATTGAGATTCTTCATCACTATGATTATCTCAATATACGTCCGTCTGCATCCCGTGATCtcgctcagttcatctgtaagatgaatcatctgaagaacCTCAAACTCGACGGTTggtatcatgatgacttctactcaacatcaTCGTCGATGGCATCAACTACAAAGGTATTTATGTTAGGaggtttttacatgtaaaaaagtaGCACTTACAAGCAAATCATGCAAgttctgatttttgttcatgCTCCTCATACGGCTTTTTATCAAAACCTAAAATATTTCACCTTAagtttttattgtgtattttcaattaataatcGGGCCGATACTTTCAAAAATATGGAGTGTGGAATGTAAGCAGATATGCAAAACGCGATTTCCattaagattttttattttcatgactaTGATAACAATGTTTATTACCATGATTGCAGCCATAATAGATTGGTGTGTTGTTTCGTGAATAATATTCATgctagatttgatttttatatcccCATTTCTGTGTACGAATTAATGTACAGTAACCTTGATTCCATCTTTATGTTACtattatatcagattgagattCTTGATCTCAGAGAGAATCTCAGTGAACGTccgtctgcatcacgtgatctcgCTCTGTTtatctgtaagatgaatcatctgaagaacCTCACACTCCGTTTTcagtatcatgatgacttctactcaacagcATCGTCGATGGCATCAACTACAAAGGTAATATGTGTTAGGaggtttttacatgtaaaaaagtaGCACTTACAAGCAAACCATACAAGTTCTGATTTTAATTGATTCTCCTCATTCTGTTGCCATTAATTTGTCTAATGGGGCTGTGATGCCTCATTTGTGGCGACATTGTACATATCTATACTCAattgtttttcttgttattcTTATTTGATTCTTTCAAATACGTTTAGGGTATTCAAGTAAAACACCTCTTATTCCTGTTCATTATAGAGTAATATGACTTTTTTTCAACAATTAGGTTTCATTGGTGGTATTGTATTCAATAAACCACTTGCAAttcttgaaattaaatgaaaaaatcaatttataaaaACTTAAAAACCTTAAAAATACACTTCAAATTAGACCGTCGGCCATTGGTCATAATTCTTAACTTTCATGACCCACATCGAGTAACtactaaattttaaaatattattgtcCAAGAACATGTTTAAAAACATATCATATAACTCGGCAATCTCAGAACCccaccatttaaaaaaaaatggaaaaaaagctCAATAATTTCGACAAGAACCTCGATAAAATTATCCAATCATAGTTGTCCTTTCATAAACGCATCAGATTCTCCCGTAAGGAACAGCCAATCAGACATATCAGATAACGCGTTTCAAAGAAGCGACTCTAGAAAACATGGCGACATTCACGTCGTCGTCAGATGCTGATGCTAGTAGTAGTGCATCTGCCGATGAATCAGAAGGGACATCATCTGGATTTTGCTGTATGCACGTCATTGCAACCCACAGCAGGGTTATTCCTCTTGCCGAAAAATCCTTCAAAAAATTCAAAGAATGTGCTAATCTttggaaggaaataaaaaaaacgccCGAAAGCAAAATAGCTAATAGCACACAACGCAGACCGCTATgagtgggacagtgtattagcGGCAGAGGCACCGGCAGATGCAGCTGCAGAGCTGCCAGACGGAATACGACTGAGGCATGTCGATGATGACGCTGAAAGAAGTGGGAGGTACGTACCTAGATCTCGACTAACTTTTTTAGTATAGAACCCTATAATTTTTAATATTggtatcatttttattaatgaaatgttGAGTGTGTTTACAATTACAGTGTAACTGTAAGTACTTAAGTCTTAAAGTAGTGTAAGCAACCaacatgaaatgataaatattcCACCACTGTTCCCAACCATGTACAATGTAATAAACAACAGTGGGCGTTTTGGcttgcgcctgtaatccaagctgtggtaaagttacaaattgatgcagaggttcgaagttcgagccctggtcacgtctttcggatggtgacgttaaaggtcggtccagacgtaaataatcatatctgattgatacacgtctgacaaaactcataTACACAAAGTGAGGCAAATCTTAGGGACCGGAACGCGCACACATACTCAGTTGTGTGCAAACAAATGCAGCTGGTGGCAGCGGCGGATTTGGCGGCGAGGGGGACGATCTGCACAAGATTCATTGAAACATTTGTGAGTACGAGAACATTTCTGgcaaaaatcaaaatgattttcaCCACGTACTCACACATTTGAAAGCGGAGAGGACAATGTTATATATTAGAACATAATTACCtgattaaaacatattttaaagtaattttgAACTTGATTATGGACTTGTCACATACCCTGACTTTCGGCTGTCTCTGCCGATCTCTGCACAGTACGAATGGCATGCGTGCGCGTTCCGGTCCCCTATTCTCCGGGTTTGCCAACAGTTAGATCAAGACCATGTAAtaaagttcattttttaaataaaaaaacagtatTTGGGACTTTTAAAATTTAGagttaaaaattaatttttcaagtATTCCACCTTTGTCTTAAAGTTTAATGAGTTTCATAATTAatccttttttattgttttgaattattAGTGAACCATATAATAATGGTACCTAGACAGTATGACTATATTATTGTTAGGAATAGTCAAATCTATTAATAATTGACTACCAACCAGATCCCTTACCGACATTTGAAACtttggcaaaaagaagctgctgaaaactgtttttctaaaaaaaagagccaatggagtaaattagagagtcaaaaggggcctaagctttcgatcctagcagaatcttcgtcggaggcaaaatgactgtcattttgcctccgacgaagattctgctaggatcgaaagcttaggccccttttgactctctaatttgaAACTTTGAACAATATAATCCAACACCTTAAAtgccttatttcaaatgtatCAATCATTTCATCATGTAGCAGACTTTCGTGTagtttaattttcattgatttttgtgattcatattttcaatattgttagTATTTTTGTGTGAATTTAATTGATTCATGTGACCTCTACACTGTTTTTCAGatgtataaaaataatactttctATGTACTTTAGGATGATGCCCATAgtatttttagatattttttaaaatgtaatttacatttattattttttctaacctCAGGAGAAAATGAGGCACTCCAGGATATCATGCTGAATGCTACCGCCAATTTTGCAATGTTACTGAGATCAACCGAGCCATTCGGAGGAATAAAAGgcaaaaaggtaaaatatactaattttatttatgttttctcaactaaaaaaaaatacccggTAATTTTGCAATTGTGTTCTAAGTGGAAAACCAAGAACCAAATCACATTGAAAATAGTCATACTCACATAAAGGGGTAATTATAAGTTGGTACTGTATTTTCCAAAATCAAGTTTATTGCCTTTCATTGATCGACCTATCTTTGCTTAGTAATTCTGTAACCATAAATTATTAACCTAAATGAGCTTTTTTGTGTGTAGATATTTCTAATTTGTAATGCAATAGGTTACAATGTATATCATTTGTAAttgattattttacaaattagtaaaggaaaaaaaatcacatcttgcaaatcatatatttgtatgtatgtggacattcataataatgaatatgatttgTGTAATTTTCAGAGGCTGCAACGAGCACATCAAGACTGGCTGTTATTCCAGAAGTTGAAGACTCGCCAGATGAAGAAGCCCCCAAGAGATGTCTTCGCTCTTACATTGATAAAGTGACACCATCAGTTTGCAGGACGTGAGCATGTGTTGCCAATACGATATGTCATCTGCAGAACCAACCAGTAATATGTGAAGGACTCAGGAACAGGGAAAAGAAAGGTTGAGAAATTAATGAATTGTGAAACCATGAGTGGGGGACAATTGTTAAATGCTGCAATGATGAAACAAGATTAAAGGTTGTGTTTAGGAAGCCATATCAACCAAATGTCTGTATTTAAGGcatgaaatttttgtatttatatttgtttgaatatttcCTTATATCACACCAAGGAAATATGGAGATTGTTGTGTTCGtaattacatatttttgttgtcaaatttatggaagaaatgattgatttttgtttagAGCCTTTATTTAGTGTTTAAAACGAAGGTTTCAAGAAGTGACCCAAACATCAAATGACAGTAACCAACAGTTAGTCATGTGTTGACGATTGAATCCCATTctcgtaaaaaaaaatcagggacAGGTAAAGTACTTGtgagtcatgattacaatggcAGGGACAGTGAGATGCAAGTGTTGCATTTTTAGTGATCCATAGTATTCATTCATTTGGTTCAGGAAGTGAGATGGACAGCTTATGTTAAATTGACAAAATGTGGAATTATATGATCTTTGATATAGTAGTCAGTAtgtttgaaatcaatattttagtATTCATCTATTTGGTTCAGGAAGTGAGATGGACAGCTTATGTTAAATTGACAAAATGTGTATGTATATGATCTTTGATATAGTAGTCAGtatatttgaaatcaatatttcagTGGTGTACCAGGTGAAAATgattcttacatgtatgtaatccAAGTAGATTGTATTGCTTTTTGATGGATGGTTGTGTAAAACTGGGGAGTaggaatacaaattaaaaatcacATTTGATATAATATTGTTTACAACTTCTGTACAGTAGTATTTAATgtgaaaagaattgaaaatttcaaaaacaaaaCCGACCTTTTCTTGTGAAGCTGAGCCTGTTTTATGTACATCAGCAGTGTTGAAAAAATGTCAGACTGGTCTACTGGATGCCAGGATATATTTCTCTGTGCAGATTTACACGTACACAAAAGTAAATGTAATTCATCATCATATCAATTTTAGGTTTTTTTCTTAGTGTCGACACCACTTTTCTTGTAGTAATGTATCGTATGTGGTGACTCACTCCCAAGGTTTTgtaatgaaattcaataattGTTTTGCATGAACTTttcaatgtataaatatattaaaagtGAAGAGTAGATTTAAACCATGTATCTTCCTTTTGACAAGAAAGGAGCCAAATTTATACTCCGTATACACCATGATATTTTGTTGGATACACAATAAAACACATTGTGGACATGATGGTAAACAAGTCTGAAATATTTTAGTTATGCGAGACAGatatgagtgagtgaatgagaGCTGGATAAGATTATTAGGACTTAAGAGTGGCCCTTCCCTTAAGGAACAAACACAGTATTACCAACGTATgaaccacagtgtgttcacagtgtgtaaCACGCGTGTTAAATATATTGCCACACAGTCACCACATAGTCCGAAACACACATTAAACACACTGTGTACCACATGTTTATAACCACATAGTCCTTTACACTGTGGCATTCACCACCAcgctatgacatataccacatagtccaccacactatgacatataccacatagtccaccataGTCAAAAGCCGTGTCCCGTGAACGCTGAATACGTGGTCAAAACAGCACGTATGCGTACGTATGGGACTACCGTGACGCTTCCATTATAATGGTAGTTAAAACAGCGCGTTTATAGGATGAAATTATTAATTCCTATGTACGAAAACATTTTCAGTACCGATACATGATAACTTTTCAAACTGAATtcgttttaggtctaaatttGTTTCCATTAACGCAGCAGAGCTCAAAGACCGTGCCAGCTATCTGACCCTGTTTGGGGCCGGCAGTTTCAATTTAATCACTTATACCAATTTTAGTGCatgaaatacaaattcaattcaaatctatAAATAAAGCCCTTGaactacatttttttcataattcaagAATTATgatcaaatatatttaaaaacaatcagtaggcctatagaATGTTTAtttaaccctaataagactggGACAGGCtcattcagccccccccccctgtcatTTTTCGTGATACATCCACTGCTCAGTTTTTTTTACCGCGTCACAAACTTTCCTTTTTCGATTctcacgcaacttttgagaccaaaattgcaaCCCCCTGGTAtgcggttctgaaattacgcaacattttgtaagtgcatgcagaccccaaaatgctcaaaacgtgaatttgtgtacaaatctaAATCAATAGTCTTTTTAGCCATAATTCATAAATAtgctattatttttcattttattgattaaaatcaattaatttcaccttgtttatggtcaaaatatagtccctgactatttccattgaaaaaacaataaaatacatcagaaaaaaatgtgatgttgaattttttttaaaagaacatttgatcagattcctaTAAAGAGCCTGTAAaccaaaaatgataatttcaggGGCATTGTTTAGTTAATAAGAGCAAACTTTTGatattatgcataaattagcaatgagatttatgcaaaatgtgatttatagtttgttttagattatgccatgggtaatgcatATGCCAATTTTTGTTGTGATCCCGCAATCGACGGCCCAGATcataggcccccccccctctcagtCTTCTTAGGAaacgaaatagcccagtctatttatgttactggtaatgtttttttttaatacatttttatgtttatgtacggatttttaaaacttttttattaCTAATAgaaatttttgacaattttccaATCAttaacaagtaaaaataatgatacagacAAATTTTGGCAAGAACTCACATTGGGattatacatgaaatcaatttttaagcAATTCAGGATCTGTTAATATGCACTTGTGGTGTAACTGCATACCCATGCATACATCCCAAAAATAGTTTTGAACGATATGGCATGGCCCTGTCATGTTTATGGATTTTACATTTTTAGGGGGCCATTAAGCTCCCCTGGAATTGTTAGAGTTACGGTTCGCTAGCTGATTATCTTATACTGTTGAAAGtacttttcttcatctttatgaAGTGCAAAGTTATACCAA
It encodes the following:
- the LOC121413068 gene encoding uncharacterized protein LOC121413068 → MYSNLDSIFIQPFYQIEILHHYDYLNIRPSASRDLAQFICKMNHLKNLKLDGWYHDDFYSTSSSMASTTKIEILDLRENLSERPSASRDLALFICKMNHLKNLTLRFQYHDDFYSTASSMASTTKILP